From a region of the Neobacillus niacini genome:
- a CDS encoding alanyl-tRNA editing protein gives MKDRLSYYKDKENAIMENKLFYQDPYIKTFSANVVTQSIDEHGNYYIVLDQTAFYPTGGGQPHDVGTIENIKVVNVEEVEGEVRHYLETELEDINAAVHGVIDWERRFDHMQQHAGQHILSAAFEQLFGYKTVSFHLGNETLTIDLETEKLLESEAFRVEELSNQIIIENWPIETKWVTEEELVNYNLRKETKVKEDIRLVIIPNFDYNGCGGTHPKATGEVQAIKILDWERQKKKTRVQFVCGNRVLKQLSQKHNVLLELTKLLNAPEKEMQHAVIRLLENVKIAEKELEQSVEALLHYEANSLLEKEESKIVSKVFQNRGIQELQKLARNIIAKDEEAIVLFVSHNENRLQLVCARGTTEKASMKKVMGEALPFINGKGGGSDSFAQGGGEALISGEQMLKHLLDFIQ, from the coding sequence TTGAAGGACAGGCTTTCTTATTATAAAGACAAGGAGAATGCAATCATGGAAAATAAATTATTTTACCAAGACCCTTATATAAAAACATTTTCAGCGAATGTTGTAACACAAAGTATAGACGAACATGGAAATTACTATATTGTGTTGGATCAAACAGCATTTTATCCGACAGGCGGGGGACAACCGCATGATGTTGGAACAATTGAAAACATTAAAGTCGTAAATGTAGAGGAAGTTGAGGGAGAGGTTCGTCACTACCTCGAAACGGAATTAGAGGATATAAACGCAGCTGTGCACGGTGTTATCGATTGGGAGAGACGATTCGATCATATGCAACAGCATGCAGGTCAGCATATTCTCTCCGCGGCATTTGAACAACTTTTTGGGTACAAGACAGTAAGCTTTCATTTAGGGAATGAAACGCTGACAATTGATTTGGAAACAGAGAAACTTTTGGAATCTGAAGCATTCCGAGTAGAGGAACTTTCCAATCAAATCATTATTGAAAATTGGCCGATTGAAACAAAGTGGGTAACGGAAGAGGAGTTAGTGAATTATAATCTTCGAAAAGAGACCAAAGTAAAAGAGGATATCCGACTTGTTATTATTCCGAACTTCGATTACAACGGCTGCGGCGGAACTCATCCGAAAGCCACGGGTGAAGTGCAGGCAATAAAAATATTGGACTGGGAGAGGCAAAAGAAAAAAACACGAGTACAATTTGTTTGCGGAAATCGTGTCTTGAAACAGTTAAGCCAAAAACATAACGTGCTGTTGGAGTTAACGAAACTCCTGAATGCCCCCGAGAAAGAAATGCAGCATGCAGTTATTCGATTGTTAGAGAATGTAAAAATTGCTGAAAAAGAGTTAGAACAATCAGTAGAAGCATTGCTTCACTATGAGGCAAATAGCTTATTAGAAAAAGAGGAGAGTAAAATTGTCAGTAAGGTTTTTCAAAACAGAGGTATTCAGGAGCTACAAAAATTAGCCCGTAACATTATAGCAAAAGATGAAGAGGCAATCGTATTATTTGTGTCTCACAATGAAAATAGATTACAGCTTGTTTGTGCAAGGGGTACCACAGAAAAGGCAAGTATGAAAAAGGTTATGGGTGAAGCACTTCCATTCATTAATGGCAAGGGCGGAGGAAGTGATTCATTTGCACAAGGGGGAGGAGAAGCACTGATTTCAGGGGAACAAATGCTCAAGCATTTATTAGATTTCATTCAATAG
- the yugI gene encoding S1 domain-containing post-transcriptional regulator GSP13 translates to MTEKIETGSVLTGKVTGIQPYGAFIALDENTQGLVHISEITHGYVKDINDHLKVGDEVKVKVLSIDENAGKIGLSIRATEEAPVQQAVAKPKKPRKRQAAAIVPEVDGQQGFNTLKDKLQEWIDQSQREDLIKK, encoded by the coding sequence ATGACAGAAAAGATCGAAACTGGAAGTGTATTAACAGGTAAAGTAACAGGAATTCAACCTTATGGAGCGTTCATAGCATTAGATGAAAATACACAGGGACTTGTGCATATTTCTGAAATTACACATGGTTATGTAAAAGATATTAACGATCATTTGAAAGTTGGAGATGAAGTTAAGGTAAAAGTATTATCAATTGATGAAAATGCTGGCAAAATTGGTTTATCTATCCGCGCAACGGAAGAAGCCCCTGTACAACAGGCTGTTGCTAAACCAAAGAAGCCTCGTAAGCGTCAAGCTGCTGCAATTGTACCAGAAGTTGATGGCCAACAAGGTTTTAACACATTAAAAGACAAGCTTCAAGAGTGGATTGACCAATCTCAGCGTGAAGATTTAATTAAGAAATAA
- a CDS encoding DUF378 domain-containing protein yields MSTIQRIALILTIIGAINWGLIGFFGFNLVEAIFGDNSALSRIIYGLVGIAGLINLGLLFKPNEQHVREPQTDTTR; encoded by the coding sequence TTGAGTACAATTCAAAGAATTGCTCTAATCCTGACAATCATTGGTGCTATAAACTGGGGATTAATTGGTTTTTTTGGATTTAATTTAGTTGAAGCCATATTTGGCGATAATTCAGCTCTTTCTAGAATTATATATGGGTTAGTCGGAATAGCTGGACTTATTAACCTAGGATTGCTGTTCAAGCCAAATGAGCAGCATGTTAGAGAACCACAAACAGACACAACACGATAA
- a CDS encoding ornithine--oxo-acid transaminase: protein MAAEMKTEQLIEQTEKYGANNYHPLPIVISRAEGIWVEDPEGNKYMDMLSAYSAVNQGHRHPKIIQALKDQADKVTLTSRAFHNDQLGPWYEKICKLTKKEMALPMNTGAEAVETAVKAARRWSYDVKGVARDQAEIIACTGNFHGRTMTAVSLSSEAEYKRGFGPMLPGIKLIPYGDLNALKSAITANTAAFLIEPIQGEAGIVIPPEGFMKDAFELCKQNNVLFIADEIQAGLARTGKMFACEWEGIEPDMYILGKALGGGVFPISCVVANQDILGVFNPGSHGSTFGGNPLACAVSIAALDVLIDENLSDKSLELGQYFVSKLKEIKNPRIKDVRGRGLFIGVELTEPARKYCEDLKEEGLLCKETHDTVIRFAPPLIISKDELDWAIERIKKVLS, encoded by the coding sequence ATGGCGGCAGAAATGAAAACAGAGCAATTAATTGAACAAACCGAGAAATATGGGGCAAATAACTATCATCCACTTCCAATTGTTATTTCACGCGCTGAGGGAATTTGGGTAGAAGACCCTGAAGGAAATAAATATATGGATATGTTAAGTGCTTATTCCGCAGTAAATCAAGGCCATCGCCACCCAAAAATTATTCAAGCATTAAAAGATCAAGCAGATAAAGTAACGTTAACTTCTCGCGCTTTTCATAATGACCAATTAGGTCCATGGTATGAGAAGATTTGCAAATTAACAAAAAAAGAAATGGCGCTTCCTATGAATACAGGTGCTGAGGCAGTAGAAACAGCCGTTAAGGCCGCACGCAGATGGTCTTATGATGTAAAAGGCGTTGCTCGGGACCAAGCAGAAATTATCGCCTGCACAGGAAACTTCCATGGCAGAACGATGACTGCCGTTTCCTTGTCATCTGAAGCAGAGTATAAGCGTGGATTTGGACCAATGCTTCCAGGTATAAAACTAATCCCTTATGGTGATTTAAACGCTTTAAAATCAGCGATTACAGCCAATACGGCAGCCTTTTTAATTGAGCCTATTCAAGGTGAGGCCGGTATTGTAATTCCTCCTGAAGGCTTTATGAAAGATGCCTTTGAATTATGTAAACAAAACAATGTTCTATTTATTGCCGATGAAATTCAGGCTGGATTGGCCCGTACGGGAAAAATGTTTGCCTGTGAGTGGGAGGGAATAGAGCCAGATATGTATATTCTTGGTAAGGCTCTAGGCGGCGGGGTATTCCCAATTTCCTGTGTAGTCGCAAACCAAGATATTTTAGGTGTATTTAATCCAGGATCACACGGTTCTACCTTCGGAGGAAATCCACTAGCATGCGCAGTATCAATCGCTGCTTTAGATGTACTGATTGACGAGAATCTATCCGATAAATCACTGGAGTTAGGACAATATTTTGTAAGTAAATTAAAAGAAATTAAGAATCCGCGAATTAAGGACGTGAGAGGTCGTGGGTTGTTTATCGGTGTAGAGTTAACTGAGCCTGCACGAAAATATTGTGAAGATTTAAAGGAGGAAGGGCTGTTATGTAAGGAAACACATGATACAGTGATTCGTTTCGCTCCTCCTCTGATTATAAGTAAAGATGAACTAGATTGGGCGATTGAACGCATTAAAAAAGTACTTAGTTAA
- a CDS encoding aspartyl-phosphate phosphatase Spo0E family protein: MNYLLSDIEKTRIEMIELAQQYGYSNPNVVQCSQKLDFLLNVFENKQINH; the protein is encoded by the coding sequence ATGAACTATTTGTTATCTGATATTGAAAAAACCAGAATTGAAATGATTGAATTAGCTCAACAATATGGATATTCAAACCCAAATGTTGTTCAATGCAGCCAAAAGCTCGATTTTCTTTTAAATGTTTTCGAAAATAAACAGATAAATCACTAA
- a CDS encoding iron-containing alcohol dehydrogenase, whose protein sequence is MQNFTFWNPTKLIFGKGQLEQLKSEVPRYGKKVLVVYGGGSIKRSGLYDNVINLLNEIDAQVFELPGVEPNPRITTARKGVEICKNEGIDILLAVGGGSVIDCTKLIAAGAKYDGDAWDLVTRKAAVNEALPFGTVLTLAATGSEMNSGSVITNWETNEKYGWGSPFTFPKFSILDPVHTFSVPRDQTIYGIVDMMSHVLEHYFHLEENTLFQDRMCESLLITVMETAPKLLENLESYEHRATILYSGTMALNGILNMGYRGDWATHNLEHAVSAVYDIPHGGGLAILFPHWMKHNLKVKPERFKQLAVRVFGVNPEGKTAEEAGLEGIQKLREYWNSIGAPERLADYNIDDSKLELMVDRAMVYGEFGNFTKLNREDVLAIYRESL, encoded by the coding sequence ATGCAAAATTTTACCTTTTGGAATCCAACCAAATTAATTTTTGGAAAAGGACAGCTTGAACAATTAAAATCTGAAGTCCCTCGTTATGGAAAGAAAGTGCTTGTGGTTTACGGCGGTGGCAGCATTAAGCGCAGCGGTCTTTATGACAATGTAATTAACTTGTTGAATGAAATCGACGCACAAGTGTTTGAATTGCCTGGAGTTGAACCGAATCCGCGGATTACAACAGCCCGTAAAGGGGTGGAAATCTGTAAAAACGAAGGGATCGATATACTCTTAGCTGTTGGCGGCGGCAGTGTTATTGACTGTACGAAGTTAATTGCAGCAGGTGCAAAGTATGACGGTGACGCTTGGGACCTGGTTACAAGAAAAGCGGCTGTAAATGAAGCATTGCCATTTGGGACAGTCCTTACATTAGCGGCTACTGGTTCAGAAATGAACTCAGGCTCCGTTATTACCAATTGGGAGACAAATGAAAAATATGGGTGGGGAAGTCCGTTTACGTTCCCGAAATTCTCGATTTTGGATCCTGTACATACTTTTTCCGTTCCACGGGATCAAACCATATATGGAATTGTCGATATGATGTCCCATGTTTTAGAGCATTATTTTCATTTGGAAGAGAATACATTATTCCAGGATCGTATGTGTGAATCATTACTCATTACGGTTATGGAAACAGCACCTAAATTGCTTGAAAATCTCGAAAGCTATGAACATCGAGCTACCATCCTTTATAGCGGAACAATGGCTTTAAACGGTATCTTAAATATGGGCTATCGAGGTGATTGGGCTACACATAATCTAGAACATGCCGTATCAGCGGTTTATGATATCCCACATGGCGGAGGTCTTGCAATTTTATTCCCACACTGGATGAAACATAACCTTAAGGTAAAACCAGAGCGTTTTAAACAGCTTGCTGTAAGAGTCTTTGGGGTGAATCCAGAAGGAAAAACTGCTGAAGAAGCAGGCCTTGAAGGAATACAAAAATTACGTGAATACTGGAACAGTATCGGTGCACCAGAGCGACTAGCAGACTATAATATCGATGACAGCAAACTAGAACTCATGGTAGACAGAGCAATGGTCTACGGCGAATTCGGAAACTTTACAAAACTTAATAGAGAAGACGTGTTAGCCATTTATCGTGAGTCACTTTAA
- a CDS encoding glucose-6-phosphate isomerase, whose product MTHIRFDYSKALTFFAEHEITYLRDAVKVAHHSLHEQTGAGSDFLGWIDLPTNYDKEEFSRIKKAAEKIKSDSDVLLVIGIGGSYLGARAAIEMLQHSFYNALPKEKRKTPQIIFVGNNISSTYMRDVMDLLDGKDFSVNVISKSGTTTEPAIAFRIFRKLLEEKYGVEEARKRIYATTDKARGALKTLATEEGYESFVIADDIGGRYSVLTAVGLLPIAVSGADIDKMMQGAAKAQEEYSTSELEENQAYQYAAVRNALYNKGKTIEMLINYEPGLQYFSEWWKQLFGESEGKDQKGIYPSSANFSTDLHSLGQYVQEGRRDLFETVIKVEKPRHELTIEEAESDLDGLNYLAGQSVDFVNNKAFQGTMLAHTDGGVPNLIVSIPEMDEYTFGYLVYFFEKACAMSGYLLGVNPFDQPGVEAYKVNMFALLGKPGFEEKKAELERRL is encoded by the coding sequence ATGACACACATACGTTTTGATTATTCAAAAGCGTTAACCTTCTTCGCAGAGCATGAAATTACATACTTACGTGATGCCGTAAAGGTTGCACATCACTCGCTTCATGAGCAGACAGGTGCAGGAAGTGACTTTTTAGGCTGGATTGACCTTCCAACAAACTACGATAAAGAAGAGTTCTCACGCATTAAAAAAGCGGCGGAAAAAATTAAATCCGATTCAGATGTTCTTTTAGTAATCGGAATTGGCGGTTCCTATTTAGGAGCAAGAGCGGCAATTGAAATGTTGCAGCATAGCTTCTACAATGCCCTTCCAAAAGAGAAGCGTAAAACACCTCAAATTATATTTGTAGGTAATAACATTAGTTCCACATATATGAGAGATGTTATGGACCTGCTTGATGGAAAAGACTTCTCAGTAAATGTTATTTCAAAGTCAGGAACAACAACAGAGCCTGCGATTGCCTTTAGGATCTTCCGTAAGCTTCTTGAGGAGAAATATGGTGTCGAAGAAGCACGTAAGAGAATATATGCTACAACGGACAAGGCAAGAGGTGCACTGAAGACTTTAGCCACCGAAGAAGGTTATGAATCATTTGTGATTGCCGATGATATTGGCGGACGTTACTCTGTACTTACAGCGGTAGGATTATTGCCAATTGCTGTCAGTGGGGCTGATATTGATAAAATGATGCAGGGGGCTGCGAAAGCACAAGAAGAGTACAGCACTTCTGAGCTTGAAGAAAACCAAGCCTACCAATATGCGGCTGTAAGAAATGCGCTTTATAATAAAGGAAAAACAATCGAAATGCTAATCAATTACGAGCCTGGACTTCAGTACTTTTCTGAATGGTGGAAGCAGTTATTCGGAGAGAGTGAAGGAAAAGACCAAAAAGGTATCTACCCTTCTTCAGCTAACTTCTCAACCGATTTACATTCTTTAGGACAATATGTACAAGAAGGTCGTCGTGATTTGTTCGAAACTGTCATTAAGGTTGAAAAACCACGCCATGAATTGACGATTGAAGAAGCTGAAAGTGATTTAGATGGTTTAAATTATCTTGCAGGACAATCCGTAGACTTTGTAAACAATAAAGCATTCCAAGGTACCATGCTTGCACATACAGATGGAGGCGTACCAAATTTAATCGTATCTATTCCTGAAATGGATGAATACACATTTGGCTACCTCGTCTATTTCTTCGAAAAGGCATGTGCAATGAGTGGATATTTACTAGGCGTAAATCCTTTCGACCAGCCGGGGGTCGAGGCTTACAAAGTAAACATGTTCGCCTTGTTAGGAAAGCCAGGATTTGAAGAGAAGAAAGCAGAACTTGAAAGAAGACTTTAA
- a CDS encoding alpha/beta fold hydrolase — protein MEEKVFYRNQLVNDINIYYELYPNPDSKKTLVLLHGFLSSTFSYRRLIPFLNKEFQVVSIDLPPFGKSEKSSNFVYSYRNLAQTVIQLISALDLKEITLIGHSMGGQIVLNILHQQPDIAEKAVLLCSSSYSKRSKLPLIIGSYIPYFHLYVKFFLARSGIMQNLQNVVHDHSLISDEMLFGYLQPFLKDEIFLALTRMIRDHEGDLSTVVLKQIVHPCLLIWGEYDKVVPLSVGKRLKDDLKESELVILRETGHLVPEERPEDVFQHIKQFLA, from the coding sequence GTGGAAGAGAAGGTTTTTTATCGTAATCAGCTAGTCAATGATATTAATATTTATTATGAACTCTATCCAAACCCTGATTCCAAAAAGACACTTGTATTACTTCATGGATTTCTTTCTTCCACTTTTAGCTATCGACGATTAATCCCTTTTTTAAACAAAGAATTTCAAGTGGTTTCCATTGACCTTCCTCCCTTTGGAAAAAGCGAGAAAAGCAGCAATTTTGTTTATTCCTATCGTAATCTTGCACAAACTGTAATTCAGCTTATTTCGGCACTTGATTTAAAAGAAATTACGCTAATTGGTCATTCAATGGGCGGACAAATTGTCCTTAATATCCTGCATCAACAGCCCGATATTGCCGAAAAGGCGGTACTTCTTTGCAGTTCATCTTATTCCAAGCGCTCTAAACTACCTTTAATTATTGGCAGTTACATTCCCTATTTTCACCTCTATGTAAAGTTTTTTCTTGCACGTTCAGGTATCATGCAAAATCTTCAAAATGTCGTTCATGACCATTCCTTGATTAGTGATGAAATGCTGTTTGGCTATTTACAGCCTTTTTTAAAGGATGAAATTTTCCTGGCATTAACTAGAATGATTCGCGACCATGAAGGTGACCTCTCAACTGTAGTGCTCAAGCAAATTGTCCATCCATGTTTATTAATTTGGGGTGAGTATGACAAAGTTGTTCCGCTATCTGTGGGGAAGCGTTTGAAAGATGATTTAAAGGAATCTGAACTGGTTATTTTGAGGGAAACGGGTCATTTGGTTCCTGAAGAACGTCCTGAGGATGTTTTTCAGCATATTAAACAATTCTTAGCATGA
- a CDS encoding Glu/Leu/Phe/Val family dehydrogenase, which translates to MGKNDVTNSVGDNGKETLNLLTSTQIVIQDALQRLGLPLSAFELLREPVRMLQVRIPVRMDDGSVKIFSGYRAQHNDSVGPTIGGVRFHPKINDDDIKALAMWMSMKCGIADLPFGGGKGGIICNPRTLSFGELERLSRGYVRSISQIVGPTKDIPAPDMYTNSQVMAWMMDEYSRLRKFDSPGFITGKPLVLGGSEVREEAGALGAAICIEEAAKLRGFPLKGARIIVQGFGNAGSYIAKFMHKSGAIIVGISDVYGALYDPDGLNIDYLLSRRDSFGTVTSLFDGTITNEELLEQECDILVPAATSNQITAKNAQNIRAKIIVEAANGPTTIEATRILSERGVLLVPDVLAGAGGVTVSYFEWVQNKQGYYWDDKEVTMKLREKMVSAFHQIYDISKLNHVNLRTAAYMVGVRKMVEASEFRGWI; encoded by the coding sequence ATGGGGAAGAATGACGTAACAAATAGTGTGGGTGACAATGGTAAAGAAACATTGAATCTACTGACATCAACACAGATTGTTATTCAAGATGCATTGCAAAGACTAGGACTTCCATTATCTGCATTTGAGTTGTTGAGAGAACCTGTGCGGATGCTTCAAGTGCGGATTCCGGTACGGATGGATGATGGTTCAGTAAAAATTTTTAGCGGCTACAGGGCACAGCATAATGATTCCGTTGGGCCGACGATTGGCGGTGTCCGCTTCCATCCAAAGATTAATGATGATGATATCAAGGCTTTAGCCATGTGGATGAGCATGAAATGTGGAATTGCTGATTTACCATTTGGAGGTGGAAAGGGCGGTATTATTTGTAATCCTCGTACCCTTTCATTTGGTGAACTTGAACGCTTAAGCCGCGGATATGTCCGCTCCATTAGTCAAATTGTCGGACCAACCAAAGATATCCCGGCACCGGATATGTATACCAATTCTCAAGTCATGGCCTGGATGATGGATGAATACAGTCGTCTCAGGAAGTTCGACTCTCCTGGTTTTATAACAGGGAAGCCCCTTGTCCTTGGGGGTTCAGAAGTGAGGGAAGAAGCGGGGGCACTGGGTGCAGCTATTTGTATTGAAGAAGCTGCGAAATTACGCGGATTTCCCCTAAAAGGGGCTCGTATCATTGTTCAAGGCTTTGGGAATGCTGGAAGTTACATCGCAAAATTCATGCATAAATCGGGAGCCATTATCGTTGGAATTTCAGATGTATATGGCGCCCTTTATGATCCGGATGGTTTAAATATTGACTATTTACTTAGTCGCCGCGACAGTTTTGGTACCGTTACTTCCCTTTTTGATGGAACAATCACTAATGAAGAATTGCTTGAACAGGAATGTGATATTCTCGTACCTGCGGCAACTTCAAATCAAATTACAGCCAAGAATGCTCAAAATATTAGAGCAAAGATAATTGTGGAGGCTGCCAATGGTCCTACAACCATTGAGGCCACCAGAATTCTTTCTGAGCGGGGGGTACTGCTTGTTCCCGATGTCCTAGCAGGAGCTGGTGGAGTCACGGTCTCTTATTTCGAATGGGTTCAAAACAAACAGGGATATTATTGGGATGACAAGGAAGTCACAATGAAGTTACGTGAAAAAATGGTTAGTGCGTTTCACCAAATATATGACATCTCAAAACTCAACCATGTGAATCTGCGTACAGCGGCATATATGGTCGGTGTAAGAAAAATGGTAGAAGCCTCAGAGTTTAGAGGATGGATATGA
- a CDS encoding YugN-like family protein, protein MIEIPSSVEGKQFDLYKLEQMLKPIGYSIGGNWDYDHGAFDYKINDEVGYQFLRLPFSAIDGQLDAHNCRVELGRPFLLSHKYQIGLDDHISAGTLNQFSEPVDKDASFPEQYIETGKVLVKELESILSSDQLS, encoded by the coding sequence ATGATTGAAATACCATCAAGTGTAGAAGGTAAACAGTTTGATTTGTATAAGCTCGAACAAATGCTAAAGCCAATCGGATATTCAATCGGAGGTAACTGGGATTATGATCACGGTGCCTTTGATTACAAAATAAATGATGAAGTGGGCTATCAGTTTTTAAGGCTGCCGTTTTCAGCCATAGATGGTCAGTTAGATGCACACAACTGTAGAGTAGAGCTTGGAAGGCCATTCCTGTTGTCTCATAAGTATCAAATCGGCCTTGATGACCATATCAGTGCAGGGACCTTAAATCAGTTCTCTGAACCCGTGGATAAGGATGCCAGTTTTCCTGAACAGTATATTGAAACAGGAAAAGTTCTTGTCAAAGAACTTGAATCGATATTGAGTTCTGACCAACTCTCGTAG
- a CDS encoding PH domain-containing protein, giving the protein MGIFDGMMGNASEVNPGEAQREFARILASEERIDKAYKLIRDLFIFTNKRLILVDKQGLTGKKVEYHSIPYKSITHFSIETAGSFDLDAELKIWISGNALPLQKQFNKNLNIYELQTVLAEYVLK; this is encoded by the coding sequence ATGGGGATTTTTGATGGCATGATGGGAAATGCATCTGAGGTGAACCCTGGAGAGGCACAAAGGGAATTTGCTAGAATTCTTGCGAGTGAAGAAAGAATTGATAAAGCGTATAAATTAATTAGAGACTTATTTATATTTACGAATAAACGGCTAATTTTAGTGGATAAGCAGGGGTTAACAGGTAAGAAAGTTGAATATCATTCCATTCCATATAAAAGTATTACCCATTTCAGTATCGAGACCGCTGGGAGCTTTGATTTGGACGCAGAATTAAAAATCTGGATCTCAGGTAACGCACTCCCACTCCAAAAACAATTCAACAAAAACCTAAACATTTATGAACTTCAAACAGTATTAGCAGAATATGTACTGAAGTAG
- a CDS encoding helix-turn-helix domain-containing protein: MNTIGSTIKNYREHLKMTKEELAQKIRVGIQTIEKYESGEQIPSTQTLLKLSTVLDIPASELLLDQLDQHI, encoded by the coding sequence TTGAACACAATTGGCAGTACGATCAAAAATTATCGTGAGCATTTGAAAATGACGAAAGAGGAATTAGCTCAAAAAATAAGAGTAGGAATTCAAACCATTGAAAAATATGAATCTGGCGAACAAATTCCTAGTACTCAAACCCTTCTTAAATTGTCTACTGTTCTTGATATTCCTGCTTCTGAACTATTATTAGACCAACTAGATCAACATATTTAA
- a CDS encoding DUF1871 family protein produces the protein MESEMKTNLQFVDVLNEWDPFKLKNGDYDTEIADTIQAIHELVNPEELAARIQSIYEFSFEEIIPLEQCIKIANQLLLIKDNDSCTI, from the coding sequence ATGGAAAGTGAAATGAAAACAAATCTGCAATTTGTGGATGTATTAAATGAATGGGATCCTTTCAAATTAAAGAATGGAGATTATGACACGGAGATAGCTGACACCATCCAAGCCATTCATGAGTTAGTCAATCCAGAGGAATTAGCTGCAAGAATACAAAGTATATATGAATTTTCATTTGAAGAAATCATACCTCTTGAACAGTGTATTAAAATTGCTAATCAACTGCTGCTGATAAAGGATAACGACTCTTGTACGATATAA